One window of the Asticcacaulis sp. SL142 genome contains the following:
- a CDS encoding response regulator has translation MSMLEKKNTILIVDDEEEIRKMLNIFLDVADFKVCECETGKQALRMSASVRPDLILLDLGLPDMDGKDVITQIREWSNVPIVVLTARSEDLDAAPALNMGADDYVTKPFSAEVLLARINANLRKWAVKEVGEPDISHGPIRMDLVRHEVFINDERVAFTPKEYDLLRYFLVNRGRMLTHKQILKEVWGPAHLDDTQYLRVYIGQVREKLETVPGLGKSIVSESGIGYRMDLVM, from the coding sequence ATGTCCATGTTAGAGAAGAAAAACACCATCCTTATCGTGGATGATGAGGAAGAAATCCGCAAAATGCTCAACATCTTTCTGGATGTGGCGGATTTCAAAGTCTGTGAATGTGAGACCGGCAAGCAGGCCCTGCGGATGAGCGCTTCGGTGCGCCCCGACCTGATCCTGCTCGATCTGGGTTTGCCGGACATGGACGGTAAGGATGTCATCACCCAGATCCGTGAGTGGTCGAATGTGCCGATCGTGGTTTTGACGGCCCGTTCCGAAGATCTCGATGCCGCCCCGGCCCTGAACATGGGCGCAGATGACTATGTCACCAAGCCGTTCTCAGCCGAAGTGCTGCTGGCGCGCATCAATGCCAACCTGCGTAAGTGGGCGGTCAAGGAAGTTGGTGAGCCTGATATCTCGCACGGCCCGATCCGCATGGATCTGGTGCGCCACGAAGTCTTCATCAATGATGAGCGGGTGGCCTTTACGCCCAAGGAATATGACCTGCTGCGTTACTTCCTGGTCAATCGCGGGCGGATGCTGACCCATAAGCAAATCCTGAAAGAAGTCTGGGGGCCTGCCCACCTTGATGATACGCAATATCTGCGCGTCTACATCGGTCAGGTGCGTGAAAAGCTTGAGACCGTACCGGGTCTGGGTAAGTCGATCGTCTCAGAATCCGGTATTGGCTACCGCATGGATCTGGTGATGTAA
- a CDS encoding DUF1328 domain-containing protein — MLNWIITFFILAVVAAFFGFGGLAGTFADIAKFIAVIFVVLFVVGLIYRMVTGRNANPPL; from the coding sequence ATGCTCAACTGGATTATCACGTTCTTTATTCTGGCGGTCGTGGCCGCGTTCTTTGGCTTCGGGGGTCTTGCCGGCACGTTTGCTGACATCGCCAAATTCATCGCCGTTATCTTTGTGGTGCTGTTTGTCGTAGGTTTGATCTACCGTATGGTGACCGGCCGCAACGCCAACCCGCCACTATAA
- a CDS encoding PAS domain-containing protein — translation MIEIPVDGGAWTLSNGFRELFGIALGVSDIINNIIDALHPQDRQTFRDALVLMRTGISPHPSVFRVLKSNGLIRSIYIDFRSLTNEMGVTQKFVGVLRDVTQEAAFQRMNREMAQRIDTIMRSTGVDCVFRIDSHGHLFDYVTRGALQQHPSALGSAWEANIADDERRGSVQSIKKALSGDQPFSLHIDILCVDAKVRRYNYKAYPERDSKGVIIEWNGALIEAPGGPLSHALPGLDIQTGAKLVTGATIRALCSLLGWTHTDVSQRSKISSTTISRMTTTTGRLSGYFKDKSIEAILTAFKNGGVQYSLTNDGQLAISYASIDAAA, via the coding sequence ATGATCGAAATCCCGGTTGATGGTGGCGCATGGACGTTATCAAATGGCTTTCGCGAGTTGTTCGGCATAGCTTTGGGTGTAAGTGATATCATTAACAACATAATTGACGCCCTGCACCCGCAGGACAGGCAAACTTTTCGGGACGCTCTTGTTTTGATGCGCACGGGCATATCCCCCCACCCTTCGGTTTTCAGAGTCCTGAAATCTAACGGCCTGATACGTTCCATTTATATCGACTTCCGATCCCTAACCAATGAGATGGGGGTTACACAGAAGTTCGTAGGCGTCTTACGGGACGTGACTCAAGAGGCAGCCTTCCAGCGCATGAACCGCGAGATGGCTCAACGCATCGATACAATCATGCGATCGACTGGCGTCGATTGCGTCTTTCGCATCGATAGTCACGGCCATTTATTTGACTATGTGACGCGGGGCGCTTTGCAGCAACACCCGTCAGCACTTGGCAGCGCCTGGGAGGCAAATATTGCTGACGACGAAAGACGCGGTTCGGTTCAATCGATTAAGAAAGCGCTGTCCGGTGATCAGCCGTTTTCATTGCACATAGATATCTTATGCGTAGACGCAAAAGTTCGCCGATATAATTATAAAGCCTACCCTGAACGGGACTCAAAGGGCGTAATTATCGAGTGGAACGGCGCTTTGATTGAAGCGCCAGGTGGCCCCCTCAGCCACGCCTTACCGGGACTGGATATCCAAACGGGGGCAAAACTGGTGACCGGGGCCACCATTCGGGCCCTGTGTAGCCTGCTGGGCTGGACACACACCGATGTATCCCAACGCTCGAAAATATCCAGCACCACAATATCACGCATGACGACCACAACCGGTCGCCTTAGCGGGTACTTCAAGGATAAAAGTATAGAAGCCATTCTCACCGCTTTCAAAAACGGTGGCGTGCAATACAGCCTTACAAATGACGGCCAGCTCGCCATTTCTTACGCCAGCATAGACGCAGCGGCTTAA
- a CDS encoding sensor histidine kinase yields the protein MKSDHTPPSKVSENGTSTNHVSGTASLDGQSHDEIREHLHRQMLSAVSHDLKTPLSTVIGSLEVINLMGARLSEDKRKTLIGSALTEAYRLDNFITNILDMAKFEAEAVRPRPQPVGLHQLVQDALTRLGPLKARGRIEVIRGAGDDGFVSDPMLSARAIGLVIENALKHGGSRGPDGAEAPVIEISLGFEDGHPCVRIRDHGAGIPTDKQTLIFDKYTRLSKADQQNAGTGLGLTLCRHIMTLMGGQVSVTNHEDGGAVFKLCWPK from the coding sequence ATGAAAAGTGATCACACGCCCCCGTCGAAAGTCAGCGAAAATGGCACATCGACGAACCATGTCTCCGGTACGGCGTCACTGGACGGGCAGTCTCACGATGAAATCCGCGAGCACCTGCACCGGCAGATGTTGTCGGCGGTGTCTCATGACCTTAAGACACCCCTGTCCACAGTCATCGGATCGCTGGAAGTGATCAACCTGATGGGGGCGCGCCTGTCGGAAGATAAGCGCAAAACCCTGATCGGGTCAGCCCTGACCGAAGCTTACCGGCTGGATAACTTCATCACCAACATTCTCGATATGGCTAAGTTTGAAGCGGAGGCGGTCAGGCCCCGCCCGCAGCCGGTCGGCCTTCATCAGCTCGTGCAGGACGCCCTGACGCGGCTGGGTCCGCTCAAGGCCCGCGGACGGATCGAGGTCATTCGCGGCGCCGGTGATGATGGTTTTGTCAGCGATCCTATGCTGTCAGCGCGCGCCATTGGTCTGGTGATTGAAAATGCCTTAAAACACGGCGGCAGTCGTGGCCCGGACGGGGCCGAAGCGCCGGTCATCGAGATCAGCCTGGGCTTCGAAGACGGCCACCCGTGCGTACGCATCCGCGACCATGGCGCGGGCATCCCCACTGATAAGCAGACCCTGATCTTTGATAAATATACCCGCCTCAGCAAGGCCGACCAGCAAAACGCGGGCACAGGTCTGGGGCTTACCCTGTGCCGCCACATTATGACGCTGATGGGCGGGCAGGTGTCAGTCACCAACCATGAGGATGGCGGCGCCGTATTCAAGCTGTGCTGGCCGAAGTAA